The Solanum lycopersicum chromosome 9, SLM_r2.1 genome window below encodes:
- the LOC112942152 gene encoding LOW QUALITY PROTEIN: large ribosomal subunit protein uL5m (The sequence of the model RefSeq protein was modified relative to this genomic sequence to represent the inferred CDS: inserted 1 base in 1 codon; substituted 1 base at 1 genomic stop codon) — protein MNQLMFPLYSHYEDISSQDPLLKPNHANIMEVSGSCKIIVVPKTAPSIKNGKLAMEILCSQKLKQRASTGKSFRSNPFLGSNKNKKGYVSDLARQSTLRGHGMSHFXVKISTVMSLLDSPLEIRERSIQFSMETELWEFSPKLEDHFEIFXHIRGFNVTIVTSDNTQDDTLPPWSGFLQKDEGETQ, from the exons ATGAATCAACTCATGTTTCCACTCTATTCTCATTACGAGGATATATCAAGTCAGGATCCGTTGCTCAAACCGAATCACGCAAACATTATGGAAGTTTCTGGATCGTGTAAAATAATAGTAGTACCAAAGACAGCACCTTCTATCAAAAATGGAAAATTGGCTATGGAGATTCTGTGCAGCCAGAAATTAAAACAAAGGGCTTCAACAGGAAAGTCATTTCGATCCAATCCATTCTTGGGgtcaaataaaaacaaaaaaggataTGTCAGTGACCTAGCACGACAAAGCACTCTCCGAGGGCATGGAATGTCACATT TGGTCAAAATATCCACAGTAATGTCTCTGTTAGATTCTCCACTCGAAATAAGGGAAAGGTCAATTCAATTCTCGATGGAAACGGAACTTTGGGAATTCTCCCCCAAACTGGAAGATCATTTCGAGATCTTCTAACATATTCGAGGGTTCAATGTTACTATTGTAACCTCGGACAACACACAAGATGATACTTTACCACCGTGGAGTGGCTTTTTGCAAAAAGATGAGGGCGAAACTCAGTAA
- the LOC138338481 gene encoding uncharacterized protein encodes MGASDTEKEELTSYQLKDVAQTWCKILHESRALSGVSNTWEYFKTAFHRRFFPMEMREAKVEEFINLKQGSMTVREYFLKFVKLSSRDEMSRFLTRINKDLEEECRSAMLHDNMELSRLMVHVQQGTSTYFSYGKRKHMVREYPKNRGQDGGNAQTRPNPLGATAAKPPKRNKFNALKGMDEQDKSNNVVTDHDIPSIDSVLVVNEFVHVFPDDLPGVPPP; translated from the exons ATGGGGGCCAGCGATACAGAGAAAGAAGAATTAACTTCTTAtcagctcaaggatgttgcacagacttggtgcaagattTTGCATGAAAGTCGAGCTTTGAGCGGAGTTTCGAACACATGGGAGTATTTTAAGACAGCCTTCCATAGGAGATTCTTTCCCATGGAAATGAGAGAGGCGAAagttgaggagtttatcaaccttaagcagGGATCAATGACAGTCAGGGAGTACTTCCTAAAGTTTGTCAAACTATCAag cagggatgagatgagcaggttcctTACAAGAATCAACAAAGATCTCGAGGAGGAGTGTCGGtctgcgatgctccatgataacaTGGAACTCTCtaggttgatggtgcatgtcca ACAAGGCACTAGTACTTATTTCAGTTATGGTAAGAGAAAGCATATGGTTAGAGAGTACCCAAAGAACAGAGGTCAGGATGGAGGTAATGCTCAGACTAGGCCTAATCCACTAGGTGCAACAGCAGCCAagcctcctaagaggaacaAGTTCAATGCCCTAAAGGGCATGGACGAGCAGGATAAGTCCAATaatgtggtcacag atcatgacattccttccatagactcagtgcTTGTTGTGAATGAGTTCGTACATGTATTTCCTGATGATTTGCCTGGAGTCCCTCCTCCATGa